aaataaatgcacagattaGTAATTTCTAAAATtgaaataacactttaaaatttAGAAGCATttagataaaaagaaaatgaaagactaATATATATAATCCATTCATTAAAAGCcatctaaaaaataattttgtttccacagaacaacaaatttacttaaaataacactgaactgCACAAAACTTTATAACAGACGTTTCACATTTCATGATGCACGGCCGATTGTACACAGCAGTagatacattttctgaaaagcagcaaaaaaaaagctAAGTTTAAAGcctgagacaaaaaaaatatatatatatatattacactcgTGTGGATTCTACAATACAGCTTCCCAGGATGCATTGTGTCAAAGCTGTAAAAAAAACGTTCATTAAAAGAAATGTTCATCATACTGTGTAGGTGAATATTGcaatttctccatttttttttttcccaacttCAGCCTGTTAGCTCAACTGGCAGCTCTCGGCTACACAGCGTCTCCCACTGGCGAGCCAAGAGCGATATTAGCCGCTCTCTGCAGTCTGCTCCTGGTACGAAAATACACCAATGCACTTCCCCCTCAGCTCCTCCAAGCCCCTGAGTCCTGTCGCCCTTCCTGTCGCTCTCCGCAAAATGATCCATGGTAAGGTGGCACAAAAGATCTGGGCCGGGGACATCGTCGAACACCAGCGTGAGGGCTTGTGGGTAAGTCTGGTAGCCCATTAGCACACGGTCCAGGTCGCGTATTCGTTGGGCATCTGTGAGGCGGTACTTTTCTCTTTGTGGAGGCTCTTTTGCAAACTCGGGTAGCGGATAGCTGATGTGGTCTTCATCCAGCAGGAAGACATCCGTGCTGGTAAGTATAAGAGTCTTGGGTTGTAGGACAGTCTGGTTTTGGGCCGACTGGCCTGGAACAACATGGACCTGGAATACCAGCACGTACAAAAGGATGTTGAAGGAATGAGACGGTGCCTGAGGGGTCTTCCTCTCCGCTACAATGAAGGTGAGGTCTCCGATCTCTTCCTCGCTTGGATATACGAACTTCACTTTGCTGGAATGGACCAGTTCATAGTTCTCCATTTTACCTGATTTGTGAGGAAATGCAAAGATTTCAACATCAAAAATAGTTTGCTAAACATCCAGACAAAATGTTCAGATAAGCACGAGTGACGTATTGAATATTCACAGTGTAAGTAGGCAAACCTGTGCTTTTGTTTCCAAACTGGGAGTAGAAATCCAGCTCAGATGGTTCTGGAGAGGGAACTTTCTCCAGCGAGGACAAAACCATCATCAGCTGCTGCAGGAACCGGTGTGTGCCGTAACCGTCACGGGTCAGACAGGAAATGATCTGATCAGCCGAGGGCCCTTTGGAGAGAAAGGTCATTCTTATAAAGGTTATATAAACTATTCAACTTCAAGTGTTTTCGATCTCAGGTTCATTGCAGCAGAAATTAATTTAGAGTAGAAGTTAAAACTGGAAACTGTTTTGGCAAAAAATGCGATCTTCTCAAAATTTCTCCAGAGAGAAGCAGCAATATGAAATGCCATTTAGTTCCTTAGAGTTAAATTTATGAAGCTTTTGCACAAAACAAACCAGCCAAACTCTGACTCCGTGTAACCACCactgtatatattacatatttgccGTCCTTCTGTTTAAAGGATTAGCTCactcccaaaataaaaataactagaaAATGTAACTAATCTTTTAAGCTGATGATTACAATTGGTGTCAGCTTAATAAATATGTCATCCAATCATGTATATCTTTGACTCGTTTGGGATGAAAAATGTGACTAGAAGAGATCTTGGTCGAAACAAACTCACCCACGACTCTGAAGTACTGATCAAACAAGCCCACATTGATGCTCTGCAGGTcttttaattttagggtgaagCAGAAGGAGAAGAGGAAATCGGTGTCCTTGTGCTCAGACGGGTGCCAGGTCCACATCACTGCAAGATCAATCAATTTAATGACTCGATTTTAATGGTCTATCTAGACTGTTGACTAGAACAGCATAAAGAATAGCATATAGAACACCTCTCCAAGATGGCACCGAGCATGGCAGCTCAGAGTAAACTCTCGTATGTTTTACTTGTTATTTTGTTGTTCTACGTGTTGGATGTTCTTAGTATAACTGTCTACGATAGACACACCTACGTAACGCAACACTAACCGGACCACAATTTGTGGTGTGATGAGGGGAACCTACACTCTATTAAATCGTTCTGCTCCCCTGATCTGGAATTTCATGCTTCTGTGTCGACCATCCTGGCTACTGAGGGATTTTACAGCGATCATTATCACAGCTGTTTACATTCCCCCTCAAACCAACACAGATCAGGCACATAAGGGACTGTATGGGAATATAAGGGAGCAGGAAACCTTGTACACAGAtgtggcgtttttattttttttttatacagaggactttaacaaagccaactaCAGAACAATCTCATATTTTCAACACATCACCATCAACAGGTATGGTGATTGTGCACTGGACCACTGCTACTCTCCTTTCTCGGATGCCTACAAATCCCTCCCCCGCACACCTTTTGGCAAATTGAATTAGTCTTCCATTCTGTTCCTGCCTGCTGATAGGCAGAAACTGAAACGGGAAGCACCCGCCCTCAGGACAATCCAATGCTGGTCGGACCAATCAGACGCTATACTACAGGACTATATTGATCACATGGACTGGGACATGTTCCGGGCAGCGTCTGATGACGACATAGAGGTGTACTCCGAAACTGTAAAGTGTTTCATCAGGAAGTGTGTAGAAGATGTAGTGCCGACAAAAACAATCCGCATCTACCCCAACCAAAAACTGTGGATTAATAGCAACGTTCGAGCAGCCTTATCAGTGTAGACAACTGCTTTTAAATGTGGAAACACTGACGTTCGCAAACAAGCCAGTTATGATCTCAGGAAATCCATCAAAGCCGCAAAAAGACAATATATAAACAAAGTTGAAGAACAATTCAACACCAATGATGCAAgaagcatgtggcagggcatcaaTAACATAACAGATTTTAAAGGATATAAACCAGCTACTGTGAACATTGCCGTCTCTGTCGAATGAGCTTAAATCACTTTTATGCTCGTTTCGAGTCTCACAACACCGCCCACACAGAGAGTGCTCCCGCGGCTACTGCAGAAAAGGTGAGTGCACTCTCTCTCCATCTATGTCGCAGATGTAACCCAATCCTTCGAACAGTTGAATATCTGCAAGGCTGCGCCAAGCATGTGCATTCAAACTTGCCGGAcatttttacagacatttttaaccTTTCCCCTTTCTCTGTCCATGGCCCCCTCATGCTTCAAAAAATCCACCATTGTGTCCATACCAAAGAAAAATGAAATCATATGCTTGAATGACTGGAGGCCTGTTGCTCTGACACCCATCTTCAGCAAGTGTTTTGAGAGACTCATCAGAGACTACATCTGCTCTGTGCTGTCTGCCTCACTGGATCCACTACAATTTGCATATCATTGCTACCGTTCCTCAGACGATGTTATTGCTTCCACCCTACACAAACTCTGGGACTAAACAGATCTCTGTGCAGCTGAACCCTGGACTTCCTGATAGGCAGACGTCCACCTGACTTTTGATTGTCAGGAAGTCCAGGATCCAGCTGAATGGGCAACAACACTTCATCCCCACTGATCTTCAACACTGGTGCTCCTCAAGGCTGTGTCCTCAGCCCACTCCTGTACTCGCTGTACACACATGACTGTGCAGCCACACAGCCCCAACGTCATCGTCAAATTCACTGACGACACAATAGTGATAGGCCTGATCACCAACAACGATGAGACGGTCTACAGAGAGGAGGTAAGAACCCTGAATAAATGGTGTCAGGAGAACCACCTCTCACTCAACATCGACAAGACCAAGGAGCTGGTGGTGGATTTCAGGAGacagagcagagaacacacaccCATCACCATCGATAAGACACCTGTGGTGCGGGTAAACAGCTTTAAGTTCCTCTGCTTTCACATCAATGAGGATCTCACATGGTCTACATACACACTAATGCAGTGCTGAAGAAGGCACATCAACGCCTCTTCTTCCTCAGAACATTCTACACATGCACTGTAGAGTATCCTGACTAGATGCATCACTGCTTGGTTTGGAAACAGCAACGCTGGCAACCGTACAGCTCTGCAAAGGGTCATGTGAACTGCCAGCCACATTGTTGGTGGTGAGcttccctccctccaggacatctacaACAGGCGGTGTATAAGGAAAGCCCGGAGGATCATCAGTGACACCATAAGTAAATATTTTGCTCACTTGACTGGTTGGTGAGGGAGGATGCCGTATCGTCCAGGATGAAGTAGATGGCTTTGTTGGACAGCAGGACACAGGCACTCGTCTCCAAATCAGGAGATCTGTAGAAGAGCACCGACGTCCACAGGATGTGTTTAAGCTCTTCATTCTCCATCTGCATGCAAACAGTGAGATAAGCACCCTAAGTGTTCTCTCTCTTCATTGCATAATACTGCAGATTATTTAACAGTATTTGCTTAGTCAAGGATTACAATTGCTCAAATGTactatcaaaaaagttttttcaatGCATTCTGTGCTGTGAACATGATATGATAACTTGAACCATGCAATATATCATTTTGAATACAGGACAGGTCCATGAAAACAGCCATATACTCTATAAAACctcaaattaaagggttagtttacccaaaaatgtcatatacacctaggaagacttgagggtgagtaaattatgggttaatttacatttttgggtgaactacattTTAAGTGTAGGACATTAAGGATTCTATTGAGGGTTACTGATCATGTTACAAACTTTGAATGTTAGGCGTGTTTGTTTACAGTTTAGATCCAGTGTAGGATATCCTATAAAAACAAGACACTGGTTTAATAGGAATGCGTTAAGATAGTAGTCTTGAAAACAAGGCAGCTGGCCAAATGTAAcacaaagtaaataaacaactgCACAGGAGCCAAGAGCACACACAGGAAGAGAGGGGTTGACCGGAAGGACAAATCAAGGAATATACAGTGTAACCACATAAACAGAACCACAGGAAAAATAAAGATATTGCCTAAATAGGGGACATTGTACAGCACAAACATCCAGGAAATTTCCTTGTAGGATCTGAATCTGCAAAATGCGCAAATGACTTGCCTCTGCAATATTGTCATGGAAGAAGTGAACGAGCTGGTCTCCATTGAGAGACGAGATGAGGAGTAATGAGGAGGAGAGCGAGAGGTGTGAGGGACACTGGTTGTCCTCCATCAGCTGCTGAATGAGGGATTTGGCTGGATACAGCAGAGACAGGGTCAGGTGGGGCCTTGACACCTCCTGAGGGACGCTGTGGGAAAAAAAGAAGTACAATATGCATTTGGTATTACCCAGTAAAGATGGTTGATCTGTAAACTAAGGATTAGGGATACGTTTTGACAATTGGTAAAGACCTGCCCCCATTTTGTGTCTCCTTAATGTGATGTGCCAGATTGCTTTGCTGTACGCCGCGACACTTTTTGAGTTGGGATTTCTTGTCTAGTCCAATGAAATTCTGGTTAAGATTTATTTGACAATTCCAATGCTAACAGCTATAGCTACAATTTAAACAATATGATGGTGCCAATTCCCAACCTCAACTGGCAGACAATGAAGTTATTGTCAGTAAAATGCTAATGTAGCCAAATATAGACCAGTAAATTCTTTCTGAAAGTCTCTTTTTAAAAGGCACATATGCTGAAAGCCTTTGCAATGTTTGATCCTAAAACTTTTCAGATAGATTCCAGTCTACAGCTTAGGACTGGAGCTAAAATGGCATCTTTTCATATCTTTGAAAATACTGGTAATGAATTAGCCCCATTACCTGCTGGTAGGTATTCTTTCCATGGTTGTTGCAGGAGCGGGACAACTGTGCACTTTCAAGTGTCCTTTCTTGGTGTGCTGGAGAGCGATGGTCTTAATTTCCCTCAGATTGGAGCGAAGCTGTTTGAAGTCTCTCAGGAATGTGAACTTGTCTTTTGGAAGGGCAAAAACAACCCTCAGGCGCTCGTGACCTGCCATCAGTTCTACAACATGCTCATCGTAGAAACGGCGAGAGTTTGAGACAGCCCTACACGAACAGCACTGCTTTGGGTCGAGAAGCATGAAGGAGAGTGGTATACGGGTTACTTTGGAGCAACTCCGCATCGCACTTGCTTCCAAAGGGTCCTGGGACGCCACAGTGACAAAGTCTACCATGAGAATGCAGAGGTGCCGAGAGGTCAGGAAAAGAATCATGGGATTGGAGGTTTGGTTCTGACTGCTTTCAAACAGGCCGATTTGGGATAATGCATCCAAGGTTACGGAGTTCTTTGGGAACTGTGAGTTATTTGCTACGTTCTTGTCAGAGGTAGATGATTCTAGATCAAGGAAATGGATCAAGTGTCCACCTTTAATGCGGTCCTCGCTTTCCTCAAATTCCCAAGAGTTCAGAAACTGTCGGATAAACACTTGAGTGTTAGAGAGGTTCAAAACTTGCTCATTAGTTAGGTTCACATGTGAAACAATGCAAGAGTGCATCTCCTTCAGACTTTGGGCGTTTGAGAAAAAGAACCATCGTGTATTGATTGACTTGATCTTCAAGGAGAAACAAACCTCTGGAATATCAAACTGAAAGGTCTCAATGTTGGTGTACGGCACAACCAAATCTGTCTCAAGGTTCTCCATTAATTCCTCCAAAGTACTCACTGGTTCTTCTGACCTTATGTGGAAAACCACAAGTGAGCTGTCCGTTGCCACCAaacaagatggccgctgactcaAACCTTCTCCAACACTGATGCAAAGAGACCAAATCACCATTTTTACATTATCAATAGCAGGTTCCTTCTTCTCATCCTCTGGTATTTTTTCCTGAATGGTAGACGAAGAGGAACAACCCATGACCTCGTTGGTACCATCTATTGTCATCTCAAAGTACCCATCTCCAGTTTGAGGACTGCCTCGGTCGGTGTCCTCAAGAGACACAGTCTTGCAAGGTATCGGAGTTGATTCTTCTCTATTAGCCTGGTTGATGTGAGCAGAAAGCTGATTGGTAAACTCCTGGTTGGTGGTAGTGTAGGACAGTAAGGATGGAGGTACAAAGAGATTCAAAAGATTTGATGTCCAAGGTTTCCATTCCTCTTCACAGC
This DNA window, taken from Carassius auratus strain Wakin chromosome 22, ASM336829v1, whole genome shotgun sequence, encodes the following:
- the LOC113039506 gene encoding nischarin-like encodes the protein MDAPHLPEPCAEKRVRIVGSELVESYTVYIIEVTVGDHSWTVKHRYSDFHELHEKLTAEKKIDKHLLPPKKIIGKNSKSFVEKRQKELEVYLQTLLSRFPASTPKVLSNFLLFHLYEINGIAAALAEELFHKGEQLLAAGEVFLLRPLQLYAVTQQLKLAKPTCANGDAKADLGHILDFTCHLKYLKIPGMKAAVGTSNIEEQSLPFDLSIFKSLLQIEISDCAAGQIKGLPSLKPTLATLSIHRSASSMKEILVPEASEFAEWEPEGVDTESPVTAIIPMWKMLTTLDMSRNLIRCIDESVKLIPEVEFLDLSYNELSLVENLQHLYNLVHLDLSFNKLTVLEGVHTKLGNIKTLNLSGNQLETLSGLSKLYSLVNLDLSSNRLAQLDEIKNIGTLPCLEKLSLADNPMCIIPDYRTKVLAQFCDRASEVCLDGTITTEKELDTVEVLKAIQKAKEAKDRMANNEKKVSDVPGQAAGGSQSSSSSLVAPPSSSSPSLSRSSCSSQEITTCKEKAFITKEILTPVDSTFTQRCYDVYNSACDIIPQVKTQIDSSLSLEVTFESSPCCCEEEWKPWTSNLLNLFVPPSLLSYTTTNQEFTNQLSAHINQANREESTPIPCKTVSLEDTDRGSPQTGDGYFEMTIDGTNEVMGCSSSSTIQEKIPEDEKKEPAIDNVKMVIWSLCISVGEGLSQRPSCLVATDSSLVVFHIRSEEPVSTLEELMENLETDLVVPYTNIETFQFDIPEVCFSLKIKSINTRWFFFSNAQSLKEMHSCIVSHVNLTNEQVLNLSNTQVFIRQFLNSWEFEESEDRIKGGHLIHFLDLESSTSDKNVANNSQFPKNSVTLDALSQIGLFESSQNQTSNPMILFLTSRHLCILMVDFVTVASQDPLEASAMRSCSKVTRIPLSFMLLDPKQCCSCRAVSNSRRFYDEHVVELMAGHERLRVVFALPKDKFTFLRDFKQLRSNLREIKTIALQHTKKGHLKVHSCPAPATTMERIPTSSVPQEVSRPHLTLSLLYPAKSLIQQLMEDNQCPSHLSLSSSLLLISSLNGDQLVHFFHDNIAEMENEELKHILWTSVLFYRSPDLETSACVLLSNKAIYFILDDTASSLTNQSMMWTWHPSEHKDTDFLFSFCFTLKLKDLQSINVGLFDQYFRVVGPSADQIISCLTRDGYGTHRFLQQLMMVLSSLEKVPSPEPSELDFYSQFGNKSTGKMENYELVHSSKVKFVYPSEEEIGDLTFIVAERKTPQAPSHSFNILLYVLVFQVHVVPGQSAQNQTVLQPKTLILTSTDVFLLDEDHISYPLPEFAKEPPQREKYRLTDAQRIRDLDRVLMGYQTYPQALTLVFDDVPGPDLLCHLTMDHFAESDRKGDRTQGLGGAEGEVHWCIFVPGADCRERLISLLARQWETLCSRELPVELTG